A segment of the Brassica oleracea var. oleracea cultivar TO1000 unplaced genomic scaffold, BOL UnpScaffold01266, whole genome shotgun sequence genome:
TGGCGAATGCCAGGTCACAAAGGTTCTCGTTGACACGGGCAGCTCAATCGACCTTATCTTTCGGGACACGCTCGACAAGATGGGAGTCGACCTGCGCGACATGAAGCCCTCCTCACGCACTCTCACGGGATTCAATGGCTCCTCAGAACAGATGATTGGGACAATTCGTCTCCCAGTTTACGCAGGTGATGTGACCCGCACTGTTAAGTTCTCTGTTATCCGAGCTAAGGCGCCCTACAACGCAATCCTCGGTACGCCTTGGTTACACTCTAGCCATTCCCTCCACCTATCACCAATGCGTTAAGTTTCCTGGGAAAGATGGAACGACGCAGACGACCCGCGGGGATCAACGGGCTGCGAGAGAGCTGCTTATCACCGCGGTCAAGCTACAACAACCACCTTCTCTCGTCAACGCGGTCACCAAACCAATACATAAGATCTACCCTCAGAAGGAAGAAATCCGCGAGGTTCCCATTGATGAAGCTGACCCATCGAAGGTCGTGCGCATTGGCGCTTATCTCTCTGACGAAATGCAGTCACTAATCATTTCTTTCCTCAAAGAGAATGCCTCAACCTTTGCATGGGTAACTTCTGATATGAAAGGAATCGACCCTGCAATAGCATCTCACGAATTAAAAGTTGATCCGACGTTCAAGCCTATTCGACAGAAGAGGCGGAAGCTCGGACCCGAATGGTCCAAAGCAGTAAATGAGGAAGTTGACAGGTTGCTCGACGCAGGTTTCATCGCTGAGGTACGGTACCCAGAGTGGCTAGCAAACCCTGTCGtcgtaaaaaagaaaaacgggaagTGGTGCACTTGTGTTGACTTCACGGATTTGAACAAAGCCTGTCCAAAAGACAGCCACCCTCTCCCGCATATCGACCGTCTGGTAGAGTCGACTGCCGGCAATGAGCTCCTAACCTTTATGGATGCTTTTTCAGGGtacaatcaaatcatgatgcacACAGACGACCGCAAGAAAATGGCGTTCATAACGGACAGAGGGACGTATTGCTACAAGGTCGTGCctttcggcctaaagaacgcatGAGCGACTTACCAGCGTCTGGTCAATAGAATGTTTGCCGACAAACTTGGCAAcactatggaagtttacatCGATGATATGCTGGTTAAATCACTTCGCACCAAGGACCATCTCGACCATTTGCGAGACTGCTTCAAAACGCTGAATGAGTACgggatgaagctcaacccggcgaAATGCACCTTCGGCGTCATGTCTGGAGAGTTCCTAGGTTACATTGTTACCCAGCGAGGCATCGaagcaaacccaaaacaaataaCGGCAATCCTCGATCGCCCTAGCCCGAAGAACACCTGCGAGGTTCAGCATTTAACCGGAAGGATTGCGGCACTAAACAGGTTCATCTCAAGATCCATAGACAGAATCCTCGATCTCCCTAGCCCGAAGAACACCTGTGAGGTTCAGCATTTAACCGGAAGGATTGCGGCACTAAACAGGTTCATCTCAAGATCCATAGACAAGTGCCTCCCGTTCTATGAACTCCTGCGGGGAAATAATAGATTCGTCTGGGACGAAAAATACGAGGAAGCCTTCAATCAGCTCAAGCATTACCTCACAACACGTCCAGTTCTGTCGAAGCCCGAAGTCGGGGACACTCTATCTCTATACATTGCCGTCACCTCCTCCGTAGTTAGCAGCGTCCTTATACGAGAAGACCGTTGCGAACATAAGCCTATTTTCTACATCAGCAAGCGAATGACGGAACCAGAAACGAGAGAACCAACCTTAGAAAAGATGGCCCTCGCCATCATCACTTCGGCAAGAAAACTCCGACCTTTTTTCCAGTCGCACACTATCGAGGTACTCTCCAACCAGCCCCTTAGGACGGTAATGCAAAATACCAACCAATCAGGAAGGCTAACAAAATGGGCAGTGGAGCTTAGCGAACACGACATCATGTACAAGAACCGCACAGCAGCTAAGTCGCAAGTTATTCCTGATTTCCTGATCGAGCTAACGCCGGAGCTAGAACAAGATCTCGTGCTGCCAAGGCTGAACTGGATATTGCACGTAGATGGTTCATCTACGAACAAAGGTTCAGGGGCAGGCGTACAACTCCAGTCACCAACAGGCAAACTAATCCGACAGTCGTTCAGTTTTGATTTTGCGGCGTCCAAaaacgaagccgaatacgagtCTCTCATCGCAGGCCTTCGTCTCGCTAAAGCAGTAAAGGCTGAACAAGTCAGCGCATACTGTGACTCCCAACTCGTGGTGAGTCAATTTCTCGGAGACTATGACGTCAGGAACAATAGGATGGATGCCTACTTGAAACTCGTCAAAGATATTACACAAGACTTCGAATTCTTCGAGCTCACGAAAGTCCCTCGCAGAGAGAACGTATGTGCGGATGCACTCGCAGCCCTTGGAAGTAAGCTACACGATCAGGTGAAAAGGATAATCCCGATACATAGGATCGAGAAGCCAAGCATCAGCCCAATGACGGAACAACTTGCCATCGCAGCATCTATCACCGACGTCAAGGACATCGACGAAGGGGAACCTCACACAACGGAAGGTCAACTTGATGATTGGCGAACGGAATTCATCGTTTACCTATCCGATGGCATATTACCCACAGAGAAGTGGGAAGCAAGACAACTCAAAAGACGCAGTGCACATTTCGTCGTCATGGACGGAACAATCCATCGATGGACTGCAACAAAAGTAATCCTTAGGTGTATCTTTGGAGACGAAACAAGGCTGGTCATGGCCGAAAACGTCGTCATGGACGGAACAATCCATCGATGGACTGCAACAAAAGTACTCCTTAGGTGTATCTTTGGAGACGAAACAAGGCTGgtcatggccgaaacacatGAAGGAGCAGCAGACAATCATTCGGGAGGACGAGCTCTCGCACTAAAAGTAAAAAGCCTCGGTTTCTATTGGCCAACAATGAACGCGGATTGCGAATCCTATGTCAAGAAATGCGACAAGTGCCAACGACATGCTTCAACCATACACAGCCCGATGGAATTGCTCCATACCTTGACGGCGCCATACCCcttcatgcgatggggaatggataTCATCGGGCCAATGCCGAGCTCTCGACAGAAGAGATTCATCCTAGTCTTAACAGATTACTTCACTAAATGGGTGGAAGCAGAAGCCTACGCCATCATTACCGACAAGGAGGTGCAGAAGTTCgtttggaaaaacatcatctgcaggCACGGGCTCCCATATGAGATAGTCACGAACAACGGATCCCAATTTATCTCCCACAACTTCAAAGAGTTCGGCGACAGATGGAGAATTCGACTCAACATGTCCACACCGAGAAACCCACAGAGCAACGGTCAAGCCGAGTCCACAAACAAGACAATCATCGACGGACTCAAGAAACGACTCGACTTGAAGAAGGGTTGCTGAGACGATGAACTGGATGGGGTCCTCTGGTCCCATAGAACAACACCTCGCGGAGCAACGAAAGCCACCCCCTTCTTGATGGCCTATGGAGTCGAAGCAACGGCACCTGCTGAGGTAAACGTGACGAGTTTACGCCATTCCAAAATTCCGCAGAACGTCGAACTTAACCAAGATATGCTCCTTGATGCACTGGATGATATAGAAGAAAGTCGCGACCAAGCGTTGCTTCGTCTCCAAAACTATCAGCACCAGATCGAAagctactacaacaagaaggttAAGTCCCGCCCCCTCGAATTGGGAAATCTGGTCCTCCATAAGAGTGTTCGAAAACACTAAGGAACGGAAGGCCGGAAAACTCAGagccaactgggaaggaccctacaagATCATCGAAGTCGTAAAACCCGGAGTCTACCACCTCGAAACTTCAACCGACGAAGCGGTGACGCGAGCCTGGAACTCAAAGCCCCTCCGACTCTTCCACAACTAAAAGCACCAAGAGCAGATGAACGACCAACAGTTACACTCActtgcttaaaaaaaaaaaacacttcccCGAGTAAATGCGCTCTCAG
Coding sequences within it:
- the LOC106321146 gene encoding uncharacterized protein LOC106321146, whose protein sequence is MRHNDPLLIDIGIGECQVTKVLVDTGSSIDLIFRDTLDKMGVDLRDMKPSSRTLTGFNGSSEQMIGTIRLPVYAGDVTRTVKFSVIRAKAPYNAILDGTTQTTRGDQRAARELLITAVKLQQPPSLVNAVTKPIHKIYPQKEEIREVPIDEADPSKVVRIGAYLSDEMQSLIISFLKENASTFAWVTSDMKGIDPAIASHELKVDPTFKPIRQKRRKLGPEWSKAVNEEVDRLLDAGFIAEVRYPEWLANPVVVKKKNGKWCTCVDFTDLNKACPKDSHPLPHIDRLVESTAGNELLTFMDAFSGYNQIMMHTDDRKKMAFITDRGTYCYKVVPFGLKNA